A DNA window from Myxocyprinus asiaticus isolate MX2 ecotype Aquarium Trade chromosome 15, UBuf_Myxa_2, whole genome shotgun sequence contains the following coding sequences:
- the LOC127453340 gene encoding POU domain, class 3, transcription factor 2, translating into MATTASSHYSILSSSPSIVHSEPGSMQQAAAYRDAQTLLQSDYSLQSNSHPLSHAHQWITALSHGEGAPWSSSPLGEQDIKPAVQSTRDEMHNSGNLQHQSRPPHLVHQTHGNHHDSRAWRTTTAAHIPSMATSNGQSLIYSQPGFSVNGLIPGGQGIHHHSMHDAHEDHHSPHLSDHGHPPSQHQSHQSHHDHSDEDTPTSDDLEQFAKQFKQRRIKLGFTQADVGLALGTLYGNVFSQTTICRFEALQLSFKNMCKLKPLLNKWLEEADSTSGSPTSLDKIAAQGRKRKKRTSIEVSVKGALESHFLKCPKPAASEITSLADSLQLEKEVVRVWFCNRRQKEKRMTPPGGPLPGTEDVYGDTPPHHGVQTPVQ; encoded by the coding sequence ATGGCGACTACAGCATCCAGTCATTACAGCATCCTCTCCTCCAGCCCATCTATAGTACACTCGGAGCCTGGGAGCATGCAGCAAGCCGCGGCATACAGGGACGCGCAAACCCTGTTGCAGAGTGACTACTCGCTACAGAGCAACAGTCACCCGCTCAGCCACGCGCACCAGTGGATAACAGCCTTGTCACACGGGGAAGGAGCTCCTTGGTCGTCCAGTCCCCTCGGCGAACAGGACATTAAGCCAGCGGTACAGAGCACCCGTGACGAGATGCACAATTCAGGCAATTTACAGCATCAGTCGCGACCACCCCACCTGGTACACCAGACGCACGGCAATCATCACGATTCAAGGGCATGGAGAACAACGACGGCAGCTCACATTCCCAGCATGGCAACATCCAATGGACAGAGCCTCATTTACTCTCAACCCGGGTTCAGTGTGAACGGGCTCATCCCGGGCGGACAGGGGATCCACCACCACAGCATGCACGACGCGCACGAGGACCACCACAGCCCGCATCTCAGCGACCACGGCCATCCACCGTCCCAGCACCAGTCGCACCAGAGTCATCACGACCACTCGGACGAGGATACGCCGACCTCTGATGACTTGGAACAGTTTGCAAAACAGTTCAAACAGAGGAGAATCAAGCTGGGTTTCACGCAGGCGGACGTCGGACTAGCTTTGGGAACGCTGTATGGAAATGTGTTTTCGCAGACCACCATATGCAGGTTTGAGGCCCTGCAACTCAGCTTCAAAAACATGTGCAAGCTCAAGCCATTGTTAAACAAGTGGTTGGAGGAGGCAGACTCCACATCTGGCAGCCCCACCAGCCTGGACAAGATAGCCGCGCAAGGGAGGAAAAGGAAAAAGAGGACTTCCATCGAGGTAAGCGTCAAAGGAGCTTTGGAGAGCCATTTCCTTAAGTGCCCAAAGCCAGCCGCGTCGGAAATTACTTCGCTCGCGGACAGTCTCCAGTTGGAAAAAGAGGTAGTGAGGGTTTGGTTTTGTaacagaagacagaaagagaaacgGATGACTCCTCCCGGCGGACCTCTACCGGGTACCGAGGACGTATACGGAGACACACCACCGCACCACGGAGTTCAGACGCCTGTTCAATGA